TTACTTTCATTTCTAACCAATTCAATTCGGCTAGTGGTTTTTCATGGGTTCAAATTTCAAACCTCGAATCTGGACATGTTTGAGAAGACCAGATCCATGAGCCAGCTGAAGTTGGTTCTAAGTTTTCCACTCCTCCTCTTCTATCGTCATACTAGGCCCGAGTCATGTCCACCATGGATTCAGGCCCAACATGAACTCCAACATACAAGAGGCCCAAGTCATTTCCACCAACCATAATTGTTCAGCacattttataaaagcaaaaattacctaaataaatattttattttactataatctctaaaatttcctaccatttttttctcaaaataaccTCTCAGATACATCACTCTTCTCTCACTGATACATCCTATCCCCTTCTAGGATACATCCCTCCATCTCTAATACATCCATCACCTATGGAAGTCGAGTGATGTATCCGGATGTTCTATCCCCTACATGATACATCCCTCCCCTCTCAGATACATCCCTCACCTATGTATCCGGATGTccagtgatgtatccgaaagtCTAGTGATGTATGTgaaatccataaattttaaggaaGTTTCGTAATTTGAAAAACAACAgggaaataatgtaattaactcttaacaatgagatttatgtaaattatactTTTATAAAACCAAACATTCAATGTTAATATTATTAAGTCCACATTAAAAATTTTCCAATATAGTAACAGTATTCTTAAAGTATCAACTAAAAATATTGGATCTTCTTTGACAGCTCTAGAAGGCCCAGTTATCTATAGATTTCGCGGTTTTCGTGATGCGGAGGTCTAAAGGATTGACAAAAGGATAGTAATCTGGTTGCTATGAATAATttttctatctcaatttatgtgacacatttcgttttttaatagtttaagtttgaccgagaATTGgctcatattattttttatctgaCTCAGCAATTCCACAGTAGGTACTGAAGAGTGTCCCACCTGGATTGTGAATAAATGATGCTAAATTCAAGTAATCTGAAATATGAAAGATTGGGGCATGGGTGTCACCAGAAATGATGCAAACAGAagcaagaaaaaaagtaaaaacaatcaCATCATTCTGCTGGTGAATCATCTCAGCAGTCTACTGGAAGATATTAACAGATACTATTACAAACAACATGGATATCTTTTGTGTCCCCACCCTGAAATCATGCGTAGGGACAAAATCCATAGTGAATGAATTCACCTCACAATTCTTAGATCTCTCATTTTCATTTCATGAGGTACAATGATCACACTTCCATTAGTAATGGCATCACTAGAATGTTAGTCCAAGAAATAAGTGCAGTAGTAAGattgaagaataagataatGATTGAATGACACATACAAGatgaaaataacatattttcgTGTAATTTTAGGGTGGATACAGTTTAATGTTATCTAGAAGTTCATTGAAAAGATGAACATCATTGAAATACTTAAGAGGCAGCTATGAAGAGACAAAACTGTTACAGCTGCTCTTTACCATGTGAATCCAACTACTAGTTCATGAAGTTTATACAATTACCTAAAGCAGCAAACTGAAGCCATCCTCCACCTAATTCAAGTGTTTAAGCACATTGCGCAATTGCGATTTTTGGCTCTCAATTCTTGCTTCTAAAAGCTTGGACTTCAAACCATGCTTCGGTATTCCACGTGGCCATTCAATACATCCTTTCATGGCTCGAGCGGTATGTGGATTTCTTGGGCCACCTGAGCAGCAATGATTCACAAAATCTTGGTAGGCTAGTGCTCTTTCAGCTGGTACATTCTCTGATAAAACAACATCCACATTAGATGTTGATCCATTTGAAAATCTTCCACTGTCATCGTATGAGATTGTCTTACAGAAGTCATCATTTGACAGTGAGGATCTCCAAAGCTTGCGAAAAGATGATCCTTTCTTCTTCGGTTTTTTTGGTAATACTGAGGAGATGTCACTAGTCTCAAAATCTAGAGAACCAGATTGACCAGTGTTTTTCTCATGATTCACGTTGCCACATAAAAGATATCTGCCCCGGTCAGTACAATTGACAGAATGCTCAGTTTCACCAACAGTATTATTCGAAAACTGATCTTCAGCTTGGGTCACTGTTTCTCTACCACTTTCATGTTTGCAACTCTCTTCATGATCAATAACGCCATTCAAACATTCACTGCTGGTGTTCATAGCACATGTTTTACTAACCTCAGTACCAACAATTTGAATTGCAGAGGAATGACAAGGAGTACTATAATCAGTGAAGGTATTAGTTCCCAGTTTTGACGCTTCACATATAATAGAACTTGTATATATGTCATTTAATAGTGGAGAGCTTGAAGAGAACTCCTTTATTTCTTGGATGTTCAATGAGTCAACAAGCTGCTTGACCACTTGCACTTCAATTAAGTCAGTCATGTCCACAGTTACATTGTTAGCTCTCAAAAAGCTCTGAAGTTCAGATATAAGATTACTCATCAGgcaatatttttcttctaaaagtAGCTTTGCATCAATCAGCTTCATTTGAACCCGTTCTTCGCGCCAAACCTCAGCCAATTGAAGcatttttctctcttcttccaCTTCCTCCTCAAGTCTGGCACTTTCACTCTTCAATGCTTCAATTTCAGCTCTGTCCTCTTCAATCTCCTTAACTAGCTCATTGCACACATCCTCCAACAACTCTCgagattttctctctctctcataatcatgcatatatTGTCTGGAAGATAACTTTGAATCAGCTAGATCAACCAGCAATTTGGAATTAACAATATCCAGCTGTTTACagtttcttctttctcttctcaaatcatcttttaatccatcaatTAAGGCATGCATCTTCTGACATTCTTTTCTCATCCATGAGGTTCTTTCTTCATTCAGCTTCCTCACAAAGTGTTTGAATTTCCTTCTAAGACGCCTCCTATCGGCTTCTAGCTCTTCAATGTGAATTCTTACTCTTATTAGTTCAACTAATTGTAAGGCAGGAGCAAGTGAGGTAGTAGCACGTTCATAAAGCTTTACAAGGTTGTTGGAATGATTTACTTCTCTGTAGTGGCCAGGATCCCACTTTGTAGCTCCCTCCATCACAGATTTAGGAATTGGTATCCAAGAAGGGAGCTAGTAACAATCATGCAAATGGTCAGAAAGTATTGATTGTAATCAAAATGGAACTTCCATAGAATTAGACGAATATATAAAGGAAGACGATCAGACTTAAATCGAAGTAATGGAAATATAGTGGATGAACTGCAGAATGACTAAAGCAAAATATATGGGATTTTTGGGCCGGTCGGTACAAACAAAGTGCTACAGCGATCTGTTACCTTCCTCCCTCTTCTACTTTAACTTCGCCTACTTATACAAAACTATAATAGAAATCCTCCGCAGATCAACCTCACAATTAGAGCCTGTTTCGCTGCTAACTTATGACTTTCGACTTATTTTACCTTAAAAACACATTATTAAGTTACATTTTCTTGTGCTAGTATATTCAATTCCAACTTTATGGAAAACAAGAACACAGCGTTTAATTCAATAAAACCTGAAAACCTACCGGATGAATCGAAACACACTGCCGCTTCATACCGCCGCAACTGCCACCAGCCGAGTCGAACTCCGCCGCCAAATGCCACAGGCCAGCGGCGAGCTTTCTGGCAGAAACACCCATCTTTGCCCCACCATTAAAAAGCTCAAATCCTCTGTATTCCATTTCCATCAAAGGGTTATTAAACTTGCTCACCAAGAATTGATTGGCTGAGGCTGATCCACTTTCACCTTTTACTCTCCTCCGATCTCCGTCCACCGAAGTTCTTGTTTTCTTCCGGCGGTGGTGCAGTTTGTGATCAGTAGTCAACTGACAATCAACTGAACTAGCAATCCCATCACTGATCTTCATTTTTTGTCAACAGAAAACTTTAACCCATTTGGAGTTTGTAGAACTGTAGTGGTCAATCACAGATTTAAGTGTGTGTATATTTGCATTATGAATCGAGTGTGAAACAGGGGAAAGAAGAAAACAGAGGAGGGTGGTGGGACTTTTGGAGTTGAATTTAATAAACATAAAAGATTGATAATTCCAATGACTGAGTGTACGATTGAGTGTGTGATGTTTTTTTGTTCTCATACGCCAACCAATAATGTTTCATTTTTCCTCTTCTTAACTTTTTGTGCACGTCTagtttttttcaaatttgattgaGTTTGGAACTTTTGATACCCAAAAACAAGCTAAtatgaataactatttttaaaagaaactagtaaaatattaaaaataaatatagtagtaggagtagtatttatttattcagtttatacaattaaaaaataatctataatTTTACTTGTAATTTAcgcttattattaattataattattattggaCAAGTAAAATGGAAAGAGGAGAGTAATTGCTTTATGCAACAAAGTAATTTTACTCTCTTTGACTTAATTTTATGTGATAGTATTTGACtatgcattaattttttttttgaaaaaaaaattatgatctaaaatatttttttggtatttatgTGATACTATGTCCAACCATAGTTATCATTATTGATTTtgcacacttcttaagaaactataaatagaaggattattttactatatggccctttgaatataataaatataatgtcttgaaaaatataataaaaaaatgactataattaatgataagtgTAAATTAGGAAGTAAGTGTAAAAATTATTcatagatttcataaagtggacaaatattgttggacatcccaaaatagtataatgaataactactccctctatccctaattacttgttcactttttcttttttagttgttcataattacttgtccattttgacaaatcaagaaaggacaatttatttttttacatattactttctcaattaattactttgaaaaaggtagaacttcttgaaaatcttaagtttttagtggatctacttcataattaatatgagtaaaatgataaactcacgatatcaataattattttcttaatatgtgtgttaatttaaaattaataagtaattagagacagaggAAATATTattgaacggagggagtataaaatTGTGATCACATATATTAGGATTGGGGAAAGTTGCTATTTTCTAGGAGTTACATAATGTTGCAAGAGATTGATTGAGGCGTaatattaatgcatcaatagaCTAATCCAATAAATgatggaaaagaagaaaaaaatacaaggtCCACCATTATTTtgtgaatcaaaagaaaaaggcataccaaacacaccctaaagtTTCAGTGGCTTCTATATTCGAAGTCTTTTTTGTAGTAGTAATAATtttgatggaaaaaaaaagggggacAAATTCCTGTTGGTGCTAAATATCCTCGTTacattttaattattcattCCCCTAACTAGCTAAACGCTTATGATTTTATTCGTTTAAGTTGGTAGGAAACAAAATGATTATTCGTAATAGAActgatcttttcctttttaagaaAGGAGAACAACATTTATTTGTCTCATAAATTATTAATCGtagaaactttttttaaaaaagaattagagtgtgatattcaaatattatatctaATGATTTTTAAGGAATGTGTCATGTCAAAATGGATGAAGTAACTGTAAGACAATTTGGCAATGTGTGTCAATCATGCACATAAAATAGCTTGGGTAGCTCATATTTgcttttttaaagtaaaattaaagtAATTGGCATCCTATAACCACTATCAATTCTCCATCATATTTTTGATGGTGCACAATTGTGATTTGTTTTGATCGGGTTTTGTTAGAAACATCTTAAGGAGCTAAAATATCAATTTCTAAATATCTCTTTTATATCTCATTGTATATTCATGTATGTATTCCATGTATATCATCGTATATCTACGAAAATATATGTGTGAGAAGAAATCGCAATTTGTGCATGCCTTTCTAAACCTTTGAGTTTAAGAAGCATTTTGATGCATGAATTGTGAAATCAATTTAGTCCATCTTGCATTAATCCTTTAAGAAGTTCACATGTTCTTATGATGTTAATTAATGTGATACAGCTTTCATCACGAGACACGAATTGGGAAGTGCTACGGAGGACTAAGGTACCAGTGTGATAATTAATGAAATTTGGACATAACACTATCTTAAATGTTATTGTctttctatctcaatttatgtgggtTTTTTTTAGTATGTTCTAAAAAAACgttatttttctataattaaaaataatttaatttcaaattatttttttttactcttcatgaaatgatttttagtcacacaaatatctaaaaaaaaaaaattttcttaaattgtgTGTCGTCAAGTCAAataatgtcatataaattgggatggAAAGAGCAACTTTTACGGTGAGTATTATATAAGGAGAATAATTACCTCATTCACAGCCAATGTGAAACTTTGACATCTCTACGcaccaaaacatctaaaatgTGGATAATATATTATCGGCTGCAACATCAAATTGCAGCCATGGCATGGCTTTCAAGATTCTAGCCCAACTCAATATAAAAAGGGCTCACGCTAGGACAGGTCGgcccttttatttttctaagagacaatttcacatttttatGGGCTTATTACACTACAACTTCAAAACATGACTCGTACTAaataggacaaattacttaagtaCACAACATtgctttacctattctcaatatttccctactcttttactaaaatacaaaaatcccttattttcccctaattcaacttaaccggatactttattagtttaagtatccgcccgttattaattaaagtatctgcgctgctatattatgcatccgcccgttaatttaagtatccgcccgttattaattaaagtatccgtgccaacaacttaataatttaagtatccgccctttattaattaaagtatccgcgctgctatattatgtatccgaaagacactaaaaaagggatttttggtaattaatgaaagagtagggatagaaagtaatttccttcttatactatgtgatttgcctaatttttacaaataaataatgttttaaaaagtagactttCACTTAGACAGGATGGCAGAATAAATTATGAGAAATTCCGTGATATGATATAAGAAGTAGAAACGGAATAGTATTCCATATTCATGGTGTCATATCTTTAATAAACAATTTGGATTAAACTTCAAAAGTTGGAGAGATGCAGGAAATGTTGATCGGCTTCAATAGGAGATCAAGAAAGGTGTTTATCGCATAACAAGAGTTCAAGAATGAACCTCAAGATTAGGAGTGTGAAATAGACAGATGTTGgattgaaattgaagatattgaaaaggaaaattatGCATTACAagaaactattaattcaaaataaatgttataactataatttcatttaattccAATTTGTAGCAAACTTTTTGTCATTCGTCTCTCTCCcctgaatctcgctcgccattCTCTGGctcgtctctctcactttatacaaacacaaatatataaattgtgtttgcgtttatataaagcaagagaaaaaactatatatacaaatacatatatcttcgtcctatacacttataattatacaaatacaaatattttcctgcccagttctcttttgtctttctctctttctcgctttatacaaataaattatacaaaatacaatgtataatttgtgttagtataaagcgagagagagatttgatatgcaaatacaaatgttttaactcgattcaattgtatataaattcaaattttatgcagatatacaaacacaatcattgatacgTATACCTaatagttacatatatacaattatctaaccaatatacatatacaatcgCTACGATTTTATACAAATGAGATGCATGTAAATCAGTTGTCTGCCATTTTATACAAATGAGATGCATGTAAATCAGATGTCTGCGATTTATTGAAATCAGATgcatatgtttgctatggagcgcaaataACAAAACTGTAGCTATAGAACGCTAATATATTTTGACTCTTTTTGTCATCCCTACTCAAGACTTATGGCGAAGAGTGGAATAAAAATTACATGTATATACTTTGATGATCGAAATTCGAATTCAAGAAGATAAAGATCAGGACCACGTGGGGTGCAAGAGCCGGGGAGCCCAAGAGAAGCACAAAGGAGTGGTGAATTTCTAGTCCAAAAGGGGGCTGAAATCTCAAATTACAGCCATATGGTGTCCAAAAGGCTGAAAATTCAGCCCATAATCGAGTGCAAATCATGCCCATAATGGCTGAAATCTCACGATACTTGACTCtattagtattataattacttttaatCCTACGACACCTTTGATCTGATTATTGTGTGTTTTCAGCAACATCTGTACTATGTAGCAACTTACTACCTCccctgtcccattttatgtgagatagTTTGACTCGATGtggaatttaagaaagaaagaaagacttttaaaatttgtggactaaaataaatgatagaaatttgtgtggccgtaaatcatttcattaaggataaaataaatattttatagttaaattgttacttaatatagaaatttgtcattctttttgggacggactaaaaaggaaagaaagtcacataaattgggtcagagagagtaataattaaggtctaataATAGCTAAATCAAATCAATCTAATCAGAAAGAGGGACCATCCTACTTTATAATTCTATCATTTTCATCTATAGATATCATACAAATTTCTTTAATCATTGATCTTAAGGGAGTGAAATACTTTTGCTAAAATAATGCCTTGaagttaaaagtaaaaatacataACTACATGATTaggcatgttattattatttgcaAGCAGGAGTAATAATTTTTCTATGTCAACAAGCAAGAAGCAAAATAATCCTCCTCAAGTGGCCTTTTGAAATATTTGGTTTTCTGATCTAGGGAGCTATTTGACCTATAAGTAGACTAGTAGAGTATGACTATATGGCAAGTATAGTGTTTGTATAAACTTTCACTCTTGAATCAATAATGCATCTTAAGGTACACCTAGCTCAATTTATTGGTAAGCAAGTGTAATGGATAGAGTTGTTTCTCTCTTAATCGGAGATCTCGATTTCAAGTCATGgatattaaaaaatcatttgtaACTAGCACTATCCCTGAATTGGCCCTATCAGTTAGGAATTCGAATTAGTTAGGCTATACCGTGGATACTGAACACTgaataagaaattttttttaaaaaaaaaacaaaacaaaaaacctTGGTTCTTGATGGAAAAGTTTCAAAATTTCTAGTGAATTGATAACACAACAACACCAATCTATTTCTTGAATATGATGTTCTTATTTTCAAGCCACCTGTCTGGTTCTTTTTGTTTGGTTTTAATATAACCACATTAAGTAGTAATGGCATTTACCTATCTTCAGTCCTGTGCAACATTCATGGCCCTCTTTCTCTCTGTCTGAACCTCATATATATTAATCATCATAATTTGTTTTAGCAGCCATGACGTAAGTGATGACATTATAAAGGAActcattttacttttttttttaaaatgatagtTTATCCAAAAATATGAGGGGCCCTAATTGCTTTTCCTGCTTTTAACTTTCTTTAAGGAGATGCTTTCTTTTTATCATTGGATTCTACCTAAAGTTACTGGAATCTTTGATTGCACtgttaaaaattgaatctttatgCCTTATACTGGATTTTACGGAGTATTGTACAACATGATTAGGGCAAATATATGGGGTCAAGTAATTTCTTGATCGTCCGTTGGTTCTCATTGAATAACGGCAGGGAACGAATATATCATGTTCAAAATGAGCACACTCTTGCATAGTAAACAATATCAAATTAACACCTCCTTTCATAACTTAAGAGGGTAGGCTAAAACAGTGGAACTTTTACAAACAGAACATGGTCATGTCCACTACACAAACTTACAACatgaagaaattaaaacaaTCTTATTCCTATTTCACTGTCCACTACCTCCCTCACACATACATACACAAAGGAAGGGGGGAAAAGTGATAATGATACAAGCACATAAAGCAAATTAGTGGAGCTTGTTGGAGAGATTGCACTGCTTTCTGATCTCACCTTTGGTCCCAGTAAGTGGATTATTCTCAGAAAGAATAGTGATGGCTCTTGCAAATTCCTTGAAGAAATAATTTTGGCTTTTTGCCATTTTCTTTACATAAGGCTTAGTCCTCTTGTCCATTGCTAGTTGATGATCAACTAACATTAATCCCTTGTTGTCCAATATGTTCCTGTAGTAGTTGTTGTCTAGAACCATGGGTGTGCCTCTGTCATTTCTCACATACTGCACAGCCTTTGGGTCTGGAATTGGATCTGGACACTTCTTGAGCATGTGTGGTACATGCTCTGGGTTCAATTGAGGGTCTACTTCTGGATATAAACGGTGTACCAACTTCACACAGTGTGTTCGACCCACACTGTGTGACCCTGTTCAAATCACACATTAAGTAAACATTTTTAGACCAAACTATTAACTAAGAGAGCATTATTTGTTCAACGCGCGCGGGCTATAGTACCTAGCAAGGCAACAACTCCAGGGGTGTTGATTCCAATGTTGGCAAATCTCTCAAGAACAACACTCATGCTTTCATTGTGATCTGGGAGATGTTGTTCAAGAATGTCTGCTCTGCTTTTTCTTCCATCTCTTCTTCCAGTTTTGAGTGGGATGTGTGGCCCTCCTAGCTGTGTACAAGTCCATTATACATATTAGTACATGTATGTTTAACTGAACCAAATATCTGAGAATTGTCaaaaatacatacataaattagtCTACTGCTACAAGTACAAGAGTAAAAGCCCCCCAGAGTAATTGAAACTTAATGAACTACTAAGTCCAGATCTAGTACTACAAGTACACATAGAAACAAACAtttcaagaaagaaaatttcTTGGAACTTAAAATGAAAGTAAGTAGTAAAAACTTACAGCAACAATACCATCTCTACCAGACAAAACAAGAATATCAGCACAAGAAACAACACCAGGGCACTCCCTTTCTACAGCTTCTTTAATAGTCTCAATGTATCTGAAATTTCTCATACCAAAACTCCTGTCTGTCTCTTTCTCAGATAGCATCCTCCTTGTTGAGTCCAGCAACAAGGAAGCATCACATGACTGTAAAAAACAAAAGGTTCAATtatcatttcttcaaaaagggtgtctaaaaaaattctttttttttttaagtaccTCAACAAAGCAGTCATGGAAGATGTTTCTTAGCCAAGAAAATGCAGTATTCTTGTGGCGTTTGTAGAGAAGtttgacttgttctttgatgaTTTCTTCAGCTTGAGGGCAAGTATCCTTGTAATAGTCCATTACAAGGCTAGGATTCTCCTCTGCAAAAACAGAGACAGCTGAAAAAAAGAGAAtagcaaagaaaaaaatatgtttggaaGCCATTTTTCTTTGCTAAATGGTCAGTAGAGCttgttcttttgatgatcaCTTAGGTACCTTCTTAAATAAGGGAAGAAAGTGCCTACACTGCccacaaagaaaatatatttttctctccACTCAAGTACTCTACTACTGGTCCCTTTCAATTTTGCTTCTccataattaatttgattaaattaatataacattttataattataatttttcttaaaaagtttatattttaaaatattataactaaattgAAATGGAGTGAGTAGAAATAAATACTTTTCAAAATCATGGAACTCACTTTTATTTCGCAAAATATTTTGcataatttagtattttttgcAAAATAGGATAAAGTTATGtagtacattttatttttcctaaattttacttctaaaattgtatttatatattattttttgttgttaatttgACTCGCTAAGTATTTTCTAGGGGAATTTCTTGTATTTTCAAGAGTTGAATtgaattcaagaaaataaagtatTAAAGACTTGTtgaatttgtaatttatttatagtttcttttcaTGTTACCTGTTAGTTTAATTAGGCTTCACTAAAATAGTAATTGCGTACATTTCAAACAAGTCTTGAATTCAACCCCACaattgatttaatattttttttataataaaagcattaatatattatattttagattctattcaagaaaaaattagatACTGATAATAGTATGATATGCGTACCATTTTTGTCGTCTTCACGGAAGACAGTGCTTGAAAGTAGGAGGCATCGTCACGTGATATTGCGGTTAAAgataagaaaaatatcaaattaaaaataataaataaacattgGAATGGAAAATTTTACAAGTACTATGTATTCACCACCATgaaatttttctctctttcattaaataaaaataactcaaGTCCAATCCTCAAAGGAAGCGGATCTTTCCCCCCTTAAATAAACTTTATtactgtgtatatatatactagtaaagaaagcCCGGGCGCTGCCCAggcccaacattaataaagttatattgttactctcttcgtcccatattagatgagaatcttactaaaaatatttttttcatattatttgagcacttattaaattaggatagaattaattaattcttttccattttacccctacaattaatatgaccattcctatattgtatgtgtattttttgtaactcatttcaatgtgcattgatataaacaaagggcaaaatggtgaagtcttccaatgtattaataatttcttaatcaccgtgtaaagttggaagtgcccatctaatatgggacggagNtttgaagtgaaaagttgtcataagggtaaaattgtaacttcactgtg
The Solanum stenotomum isolate F172 chromosome 12, ASM1918654v1, whole genome shotgun sequence DNA segment above includes these coding regions:
- the LOC125846284 gene encoding uncharacterized protein LOC125846284, whose product is MKISDGIASSVDCQLTTDHKLHHRRKKTRTSVDGDRRRVKGESGSASANQFLVSKFNNPLMEMEYRGFELFNGGAKMGVSARKLAAGLWHLAAEFDSAGGSCGGMKRQCVSIHPLPSWIPIPKSVMEGATKWDPGHYREVNHSNNLVKLYERATTSLAPALQLVELIRVRIHIEELEADRRRLRRKFKHFVRKLNEERTSWMRKECQKMHALIDGLKDDLRRERRNCKQLDIVNSKLLVDLADSKLSSRQYMHDYERERKSRELLEDVCNELVKEIEEDRAEIEALKSESARLEEEVEEERKMLQLAEVWREERVQMKLIDAKLLLEEKYCLMSNLISELQSFLRANNVTVDMTDLIEVQVVKQLVDSLNIQEIKEFSSSSPLLNDIYTSSIICEASKLGTNTFTDYSTPCHSSAIQIVGTEVSKTCAMNTSSECLNGVIDHEESCKHESGRETVTQAEDQFSNNTVGETEHSVNCTDRGRYLLCGNVNHEKNTGQSGSLDFETSDISSVLPKKPKKKGSSFRKLWRSSLSNDDFCKTISYDDSGRFSNGSTSNVDVVLSENVPAERALAYQDFVNHCCSGGPRNPHTARAMKGCIEWPRGIPKHGLKSKLLEARIESQKSQLRNVLKHLN
- the LOC125846292 gene encoding peroxidase 42-like, which produces MASKHIFFFAILFFSAVSVFAEENPSLVMDYYKDTCPQAEEIIKEQVKLLYKRHKNTAFSWLRNIFHDCFVESCDASLLLDSTRRMLSEKETDRSFGMRNFRYIETIKEAVERECPGVVSCADILVLSGRDGIVALGGPHIPLKTGRRDGRKSRADILEQHLPDHNESMSVVLERFANIGINTPGVVALLGSHSVGRTHCVKLVHRLYPEVDPQLNPEHVPHMLKKCPDPIPDPKAVQYVRNDRGTPMVLDNNYYRNILDNKGLMLVDHQLAMDKRTKPYVKKMAKSQNYFFKEFARAITILSENNPLTGTKGEIRKQCNLSNKLH